Proteins encoded in a region of the Ancylobacter sp. SL191 genome:
- a CDS encoding phosphate acetyltransferase, whose amino-acid sequence MNSPISRHAAHGNYHGLIARAAALGPLRTAVAHPCDESSLRAALDATRAGLITPILVGPQDRIITVAREHGLDLTGLTLIDTAHSAASAARAVELVRAGEAALLMKGSLHSDELLGAITARDSGLRTGRRVSHVFIMDVPSYPEPLFITDAAVNIFPDLDAKRDIVQNAIDLHLGLGLGRPRVAILSAVETVTTSIPSTIEAAALCKMAERGQITGADLDGPLALDNAISPEAARIKGLTSPVAGRAQILVAPDLEAGNMLAKNLTFMAGADAAGLVLGARVPVILTSRADTLKTRLASCAVAVLYADARLRQPGLGG is encoded by the coding sequence ATGAACAGCCCCATCAGCCGGCATGCCGCCCACGGCAATTATCACGGCCTCATAGCCCGCGCGGCCGCCCTCGGCCCGCTGCGCACCGCCGTCGCCCACCCTTGCGATGAATCCTCGCTGCGCGCTGCTCTCGACGCGACCCGCGCCGGGCTGATAACGCCCATTCTCGTCGGTCCGCAGGACCGCATCATCACCGTCGCGCGCGAGCACGGGCTCGATCTTACCGGCCTCACCCTCATCGACACCGCGCACAGCGCGGCCTCGGCCGCCCGCGCCGTCGAGCTGGTGCGCGCAGGCGAAGCCGCACTGCTGATGAAGGGCAGCCTGCACAGCGACGAGCTTCTCGGCGCCATCACCGCGCGGGACAGCGGACTGCGCACCGGGCGGCGCGTCAGCCATGTCTTCATCATGGATGTCCCATCCTACCCCGAGCCGCTGTTCATCACCGATGCGGCGGTCAACATCTTTCCCGACCTCGATGCCAAACGCGACATCGTGCAGAACGCCATCGACCTCCATCTCGGCCTTGGTCTCGGGCGCCCGCGCGTGGCGATTCTCTCGGCGGTGGAGACAGTCACCACCAGCATCCCCTCCACCATCGAAGCCGCCGCCCTGTGCAAGATGGCCGAGCGCGGGCAGATCACCGGTGCTGACCTCGACGGGCCACTGGCGCTCGACAACGCCATTTCCCCGGAAGCCGCGCGCATCAAGGGGCTCACCTCACCCGTGGCCGGCCGCGCGCAGATACTGGTCGCCCCTGACCTTGAGGCCGGAAACATGCTGGCGAAGAACCTCACCTTCATGGCTGGCGCCGACGCCGCCGGGCTGGTGCTGGGCGCGCGCGTGCCGGTGATTCTGACCAGCCGCGCCGACACGTTGAAGACCCGCCTCGCCTCCTGCGCGGTGGCGGTGCTCTACGCCGATGCGCGGCTGCGCCAGCCGGGGCTGGGAGGTTGA
- a CDS encoding HAD-IA family hydrolase: MKLVLFDCDGTLVDSQHVIVEAMRRAFTRAGLDVPPRPAVLGIVGLSLVEAMRELGGNAPAFPAETLADLYRDAFRELRAEGGFVEPMFPGVKAVLDRLTARDDVVLGIATGKSQRGVAAVLSHHGLEGRFATIQTADDAPSKPHPAMVLQAAAATGIAPEATVLIGDTSFDMVMARAAGARALGVTWGYHASPLLIEAGAERLVERADDLLPAMEELWSATHERA, from the coding sequence GTGAAACTCGTCCTGTTTGACTGCGACGGAACGCTGGTGGACAGCCAGCACGTCATCGTCGAGGCGATGCGGCGCGCCTTCACGCGGGCCGGTCTCGACGTGCCGCCGCGCCCGGCAGTGCTCGGCATTGTCGGCCTGTCGCTCGTCGAGGCAATGCGTGAGCTCGGCGGCAACGCACCCGCCTTTCCCGCTGAGACGTTGGCCGACCTCTACCGCGACGCTTTCCGCGAGCTGCGGGCCGAGGGCGGTTTCGTCGAGCCGATGTTTCCCGGCGTAAAGGCGGTGCTGGACCGCCTCACCGCGCGTGACGACGTGGTGCTCGGCATCGCCACCGGCAAGTCGCAGCGCGGGGTTGCCGCCGTGCTGAGCCATCACGGGCTCGAGGGGCGTTTCGCCACCATCCAGACGGCGGATGACGCTCCGTCCAAGCCCCACCCGGCCATGGTGCTGCAGGCGGCCGCCGCTACCGGCATCGCGCCGGAGGCCACGGTGCTGATCGGCGACACCAGCTTCGACATGGTGATGGCGCGGGCCGCTGGCGCGCGCGCCCTTGGCGTGACCTGGGGCTACCATGCCTCGCCCTTGCTGATCGAGGCGGGCGCGGAGCGTCTGGTCGAGCGTGCCGACGATCTTCTCCCGGCCATGGAAGAATTGTGGAGCGCGACGCATGAGCGGGCCTGA
- a CDS encoding acetate/propionate family kinase: protein MSDVLFVVNAGSSSIKFKLYGVEGDQLEVMIAGALDGIGTRPRLRARDGAGQTLVEEDFTAQEIAGPHDAQHAIGDWITPLIDDHHLIGVGHRVVHGGPDYSHPVRIDDAVLARLESFIPLAPLHQLTNLDPIRVIRQRRPDLPQVACFDTAFHRGHPEIADRFALPRALYDDGVRRYGFHGLSYEYVSTKLRAIDPQAAAGAVVIAHLGSGASACALRDGASQDSTMSFTALDGLPMGTRCGALDAGVVLHLIEQKGMSPAEVGHLLYHDSGLKGLSGISSDMRELISSDAPEAALAVDYFCLKVAQAIAQFTVTLGGLDALVFTAGIGERSAPVRARIAERLAFLGLQLDADENERNALRIDACGSSLRAFVIPTDEEGMIARHTLGLLGDEGGEARQGAPRP, encoded by the coding sequence ATGAGCGATGTCCTGTTCGTGGTGAATGCCGGCTCGTCCAGCATCAAGTTCAAGCTTTACGGCGTGGAGGGCGATCAGCTCGAGGTGATGATCGCCGGCGCGCTCGACGGCATTGGCACCCGCCCGCGCCTGCGGGCCCGCGACGGTGCCGGGCAGACCCTCGTGGAGGAGGATTTCACCGCGCAGGAGATCGCCGGCCCGCATGATGCTCAACACGCCATCGGCGACTGGATCACGCCCCTCATCGACGACCACCATCTGATCGGCGTCGGTCATCGCGTGGTGCATGGCGGACCGGACTACAGTCACCCCGTGCGGATCGACGATGCGGTTCTGGCACGGCTGGAGAGCTTCATTCCGTTGGCGCCACTGCACCAACTGACCAATCTCGACCCCATCCGCGTCATCCGCCAGCGCCGGCCGGATCTGCCGCAAGTTGCCTGTTTCGACACCGCTTTCCATCGCGGGCACCCGGAAATCGCCGACCGCTTCGCCCTGCCCCGCGCCTTGTATGACGATGGCGTGCGCCGCTACGGGTTTCACGGCCTGTCCTATGAATATGTGTCGACCAAACTTCGCGCCATCGACCCGCAGGCGGCGGCGGGCGCCGTGGTCATCGCCCATCTCGGTTCCGGCGCTTCCGCCTGCGCGCTGCGCGACGGGGCCAGCCAGGATTCCACCATGAGCTTCACCGCGCTCGATGGGCTCCCCATGGGGACACGCTGTGGCGCCCTCGATGCGGGCGTGGTGCTTCACCTCATCGAGCAGAAGGGCATGAGCCCCGCCGAAGTTGGCCACCTGCTCTATCATGACAGCGGCCTCAAGGGCCTCTCCGGCATTAGCAGCGACATGCGCGAGCTCATCTCTAGCGATGCCCCTGAGGCGGCGCTGGCGGTGGATTACTTCTGCCTGAAGGTCGCTCAGGCGATAGCGCAGTTCACCGTCACATTGGGCGGCCTTGATGCGCTGGTTTTCACCGCCGGCATTGGCGAGCGCTCCGCACCGGTGCGGGCGCGAATCGCGGAGCGGCTGGCGTTTCTCGGTCTGCAGCTGGATGCGGATGAGAACGAGCGGAACGCCCTCCGCATCGACGCCTGCGGCTCAAGCCTGCGGGCCTTTGTCATCCCGACCGACGAAGAAGGCATGATCGCCCGCCACACGCTAGGGTTGCTCGGGGACGAGGGAGGTGAAGCACGTCAGGGCGCGCCGAGGCCCTGA
- a CDS encoding O-antigen ligase family protein, which yields MKAATAMRAGHADRDDARFLRRADGVESLHDVIFVIFMATLAWLPLAFGSNRPIAWATNAIVFGSMLAVLELGVVLGGRPRPVALRRVGWALGLFMAVAGWIVVQTLPGVPLSWRSDFWQIAEDVLISVPGAAPVAGSISTTPDAGLVALLRLATTAAAFYLAVQLCRDGLRARLFALGLVVIVAVYALYGIVQLIAFPEHLLWGPKTAYLDAVTSTFVNRNSFATYANLGLVVALALVFDSLQGGGVSRRLPFAFRLSEFMARALRQALPLTVPLLIIAIALLWTLSRAGLLCGVLGVVSLIVLYGVFGRHYVAQLLVGLIVAIGFAALVLAYGAGTAGRVETADGIETRIAVALQTLEAARDVPLTGFGYGSFPEVYPVYRSDRFTDSFWTKAHDTYVELAFELGFPATLGLLALGAGVLAVMMRNIARRESRPLLSLAALAASVAALTHSLIDFSLQIQAVGVTFWALLGAGLSQSWSRRIDTSR from the coding sequence ATGAAAGCGGCGACAGCCATGCGGGCCGGACACGCGGACCGGGACGATGCGCGGTTCCTGCGCCGCGCCGACGGCGTCGAGAGCCTCCACGATGTGATTTTCGTTATCTTCATGGCCACGCTTGCCTGGCTGCCGCTGGCCTTTGGCAGTAACCGTCCGATCGCTTGGGCGACCAATGCCATCGTTTTCGGAAGCATGCTGGCGGTCCTCGAGCTCGGCGTCGTGCTCGGCGGTCGGCCCCGCCCGGTCGCTTTGCGCCGTGTGGGGTGGGCACTGGGACTCTTCATGGCGGTCGCCGGCTGGATCGTCGTGCAGACGCTGCCAGGTGTTCCGCTATCCTGGCGCAGCGATTTCTGGCAGATCGCCGAGGATGTGCTGATATCCGTCCCGGGGGCCGCGCCGGTTGCCGGCAGCATTTCCACGACACCTGATGCCGGTCTGGTTGCTCTGCTTCGGCTGGCAACGACGGCGGCGGCGTTTTATCTGGCGGTTCAGCTTTGCCGCGATGGGCTGCGCGCGCGCCTGTTCGCCCTTGGCCTCGTCGTGATCGTCGCCGTCTACGCGCTTTACGGCATCGTCCAGTTGATCGCGTTCCCGGAACACCTGCTCTGGGGCCCCAAGACCGCCTATCTCGACGCGGTGACCTCGACCTTCGTGAACCGCAACAGCTTTGCCACCTATGCAAACCTCGGCCTGGTGGTCGCGCTCGCTCTTGTGTTCGACAGCTTGCAGGGGGGCGGCGTCTCGCGGCGCCTGCCATTCGCGTTCCGGCTGTCAGAGTTCATGGCCCGGGCGCTCCGGCAGGCGCTGCCGCTCACGGTGCCGTTGCTCATCATCGCGATCGCGCTGCTCTGGACCCTGTCGCGGGCCGGTCTGCTCTGCGGCGTTCTCGGTGTGGTGAGCCTCATTGTCCTCTACGGCGTCTTCGGCCGCCATTATGTGGCGCAACTGCTCGTCGGGCTGATCGTCGCGATCGGCTTTGCCGCGCTGGTGCTTGCCTATGGTGCGGGAACGGCCGGGCGTGTTGAAACTGCCGACGGGATCGAAACCCGAATTGCCGTAGCATTGCAAACGCTTGAGGCCGCGCGCGATGTCCCGCTTACCGGCTTCGGCTATGGCAGCTTCCCGGAGGTCTATCCGGTGTACCGGAGTGATCGGTTCACCGATTCCTTCTGGACAAAGGCCCACGACACCTATGTCGAGCTCGCCTTCGAGCTTGGCTTTCCGGCAACGCTCGGGCTGCTCGCTCTCGGCGCCGGCGTGCTCGCCGTCATGATGCGCAACATCGCTCGCCGAGAGAGCCGGCCGCTGCTCAGTCTGGCGGCGCTCGCGGCCAGCGTTGCGGCGCTCACGCACTCACTGATCGATTTCAGCCTGCAGATCCAGGCGGTCGGTGTGACCTTCTGGGCCTTGCTCGGTGCGGGACTCAGCCAAAGTTGGAGCCGCCGCATCGACACAAGCCGGTAA
- a CDS encoding polysaccharide biosynthesis/export family protein codes for MMPARRKWGVDGEKTSLNRFRRVLLLGAAAAVLSGCAGAPSAPPPSAAAPDTPPEYLLGTGDRIRLNVFNETSLSGEFEVDSSGMISIPLIGSLKAAGLSQRQLEQSISEKLASGYMRDPRVNVEILKYRPFYIMGEVHKAGEYPYRNGMNIVSAAAVAGGFTYRANDQTVFIRRAGQSQEYAYPVTTTTMVYPGDIVRVAERLF; via the coding sequence ATGATGCCTGCACGACGCAAGTGGGGGGTTGACGGTGAAAAGACTTCACTCAACCGCTTCCGCAGAGTTTTACTACTAGGCGCCGCCGCCGCTGTGCTCTCTGGGTGCGCTGGGGCACCCAGCGCACCGCCGCCGAGCGCCGCGGCCCCGGATACACCGCCAGAGTACCTTTTGGGAACCGGTGATCGCATTCGCCTCAATGTCTTCAACGAGACATCGTTGTCTGGCGAGTTCGAGGTCGACTCTTCCGGCATGATCTCGATTCCGTTGATCGGCTCGCTGAAGGCAGCAGGTCTGTCGCAGCGCCAACTCGAACAGTCGATCAGTGAAAAACTGGCCAGTGGCTACATGCGCGATCCGCGCGTGAATGTTGAAATTCTGAAATATCGCCCATTCTACATTATGGGCGAAGTTCATAAGGCGGGCGAATATCCGTACCGCAATGGCATGAATATCGTCAGTGCGGCTGCAGTCGCTGGTGGCTTTACCTATCGCGCGAATGATCAGACGGTCTTCATTCGCCGTGCTGGCCAGAGCCAGGAATATGCCTACCCGGTCACCACGACGACCATGGTTTATCCGGGCGATATCGTGCGGGTTGCCGAACGCCTGTTCTGA
- a CDS encoding ATP12 family chaperone protein — protein MSGPESSDLAGKLAAQSAAPRMKRFYTAASAAPTAEGGFRIELDGRPVRTPGRRIVQVPVCELAEVMAAEWAGQGEFIDPMTMPVTRLVNSALDGVEANRDAVAAEIVRYAGSDLLCYRTDGPAALVALQSQIWDPLLDWAREEIGATFFLSEGVVYVEQPPRSLEAIAAHLPDDALRLAALNLLTTLSGSALVALALWGGRLTADGAWRAAHIDEEVQEQAWGSDAEATARRAARFRDFAAAALCLELIERAERLSS, from the coding sequence ATGAGCGGGCCTGAGAGTTCCGATCTCGCGGGCAAGCTTGCGGCACAGTCCGCCGCGCCGCGCATGAAGCGGTTCTACACCGCCGCCAGCGCCGCCCCCACCGCCGAAGGTGGCTTCCGCATCGAGCTCGACGGGCGCCCCGTGCGCACGCCCGGACGCCGCATCGTACAGGTGCCGGTCTGCGAACTGGCTGAGGTCATGGCTGCCGAATGGGCCGGGCAGGGGGAGTTCATCGACCCGATGACCATGCCGGTGACGCGTCTGGTCAATTCCGCGCTCGATGGCGTCGAAGCGAACCGCGACGCCGTGGCGGCCGAGATCGTCAGATATGCCGGCTCGGACCTTCTATGCTACCGCACGGACGGGCCCGCCGCGCTGGTCGCCCTTCAGAGCCAGATCTGGGATCCGCTGCTCGATTGGGCCCGCGAGGAGATCGGCGCCACGTTCTTCCTCAGTGAAGGCGTCGTCTATGTCGAGCAGCCCCCGCGCAGCCTCGAGGCGATCGCTGCCCATTTGCCGGACGATGCGCTGCGCCTTGCGGCGCTGAACCTCCTGACCACGCTCTCCGGCTCAGCCCTTGTCGCCCTCGCGCTCTGGGGCGGACGCCTCACGGCGGACGGGGCCTGGCGGGCGGCGCATATCGACGAGGAAGTTCAGGAGCAGGCGTGGGGCTCAGATGCGGAGGCTACCGCGCGTCGTGCTGCCCGATTCCGCGATTTTGCCGCCGCCGCCCTGTGTCTTGAGCTCATCGAGCGGGCTGAGCGCCTTTCCAGCTAA
- a CDS encoding metallophosphoesterase family protein codes for MLFSRFRARAVVPEPPPYSIPAGQRVYAIGDIHGWLDLLDRLLAMVVQDARCASAGPSSARFIFLGDYIDRGPASRQVIDRLIAGRDAAGWICLKGNHEAMLLEALDGRRDFDVWLANGGVETLFSYGIVARQHLTAGGEDALRAAMSEAIPPAHLAFLRELPTSHELGGYFFCHAGVRPGVPLERQADDDLLWIREAFINSTADHGRRVVHGHTPVMASEILPNRINVDTGAYLTHRLSCAVLEAAEVRVLTT; via the coding sequence ATGTTGTTTTCCCGCTTTCGTGCGCGGGCGGTTGTTCCCGAGCCGCCCCCCTACAGCATCCCCGCAGGGCAGCGCGTCTACGCCATCGGTGATATTCACGGCTGGCTCGACCTTCTGGACCGTCTGCTCGCCATGGTTGTGCAGGATGCCCGATGCGCATCGGCGGGGCCTTCCTCCGCCCGCTTCATTTTCCTTGGTGACTACATTGATCGTGGCCCCGCAAGCCGTCAGGTGATTGACCGCCTGATCGCGGGGCGTGATGCGGCCGGGTGGATCTGTCTCAAGGGTAATCACGAAGCCATGTTGCTGGAGGCTCTCGACGGGCGGCGCGACTTTGATGTCTGGCTGGCGAATGGTGGGGTAGAGACACTGTTCTCCTACGGCATCGTGGCGCGGCAGCACTTGACCGCCGGTGGAGAGGACGCGTTGCGCGCGGCTATGAGCGAGGCCATCCCGCCGGCGCATCTCGCCTTCCTGCGCGAGCTGCCGACCTCCCATGAGCTGGGGGGCTATTTCTTCTGCCATGCCGGCGTGCGACCGGGTGTTCCACTGGAGCGCCAGGCCGACGACGACCTCCTCTGGATCCGTGAAGCGTTCATCAATTCCACCGCCGATCACGGGCGGCGGGTGGTCCATGGCCATACGCCGGTCATGGCGTCTGAGATTCTGCCGAACCGCATTAACGTCGATACCGGTGCCTATCTTACCCATCGTCTCAGTTGCGCGGTGCTGGAGGCGGCGGAGGTAAGGGTGTTGACCACATGA
- a CDS encoding outer membrane beta-barrel protein, whose translation MKKNVAAAGLVSALLGSVFGGVAVAAEYPPSASASATSSDPALLSVGDRAAAAVNSPGVALSSFTILPSLYVSEGYNDNITATNTNEKADWIFTVRPAVTVKSDWTQHYLGFDGYFQSGTYAKYSNADYQSYSVGTNGRLDVTGDLELIGYARFSHLNELPGDDETDTNLTAPLPYDQTTAGIGFRKSFNRLWTRVLFDFRDRAFADDIDGIPTDQSYRDGQDYKLSGRVGYNISPLTSVFLGASYDWSFMEDTDYNAEQYTFTTGLEFQPSRLTRGEIYVGYSYWDAEGNIDSVPHFTYGANLDWFATPLLTINFNAKQEVLTSDFDYDGLSGSSVLSSTVGVRGDYEWRRDILLSAWFSYQNQNYEDYPRDDDQYVAGAEIRYLWNRYATFRLTYNYTDYSSSLNGVNGVEDYQQNLVSAAMVLTY comes from the coding sequence ATGAAGAAGAACGTAGCGGCGGCGGGGTTGGTATCGGCCCTTCTGGGTAGCGTGTTTGGTGGGGTCGCTGTCGCGGCTGAATACCCGCCGTCGGCCTCCGCGTCGGCGACGTCTTCGGATCCGGCGCTGCTGAGTGTCGGTGATCGCGCCGCGGCTGCGGTTAACTCGCCGGGTGTAGCTCTGTCGTCCTTCACGATCCTCCCGTCGCTCTATGTGAGCGAAGGCTATAACGACAACATCACGGCGACCAATACCAATGAGAAGGCGGACTGGATCTTCACGGTTCGGCCTGCTGTGACGGTGAAGTCTGACTGGACCCAGCACTATCTCGGGTTTGATGGCTATTTCCAGAGCGGCACCTACGCCAAGTACAGCAACGCCGACTATCAGAGCTACTCGGTTGGCACGAATGGCCGTCTCGATGTGACTGGCGATCTCGAGCTTATCGGTTATGCCCGCTTCTCGCATCTTAACGAGCTGCCCGGCGACGACGAAACCGACACCAACCTGACCGCGCCTCTGCCTTATGACCAGACCACGGCGGGTATCGGTTTCCGCAAATCCTTCAACCGGCTCTGGACGCGCGTTCTGTTCGACTTCCGCGATCGCGCCTTTGCTGATGATATTGATGGCATCCCGACGGATCAGAGCTATCGCGACGGTCAGGATTACAAGCTCAGCGGTCGCGTCGGCTACAATATCAGCCCGTTGACCAGCGTTTTCCTGGGTGCCAGCTATGACTGGTCTTTCATGGAAGACACGGATTACAACGCTGAGCAGTACACCTTCACTACCGGTCTCGAGTTCCAGCCCTCGCGCCTGACGCGCGGTGAAATCTATGTCGGCTACAGCTACTGGGATGCCGAAGGCAATATCGACTCGGTTCCTCACTTCACCTATGGCGCCAATCTCGACTGGTTCGCCACGCCGCTTCTGACGATCAACTTCAATGCCAAGCAGGAAGTGCTGACGTCGGACTTCGATTATGACGGGCTCAGTGGCTCGAGCGTGCTGAGCTCGACGGTCGGTGTCCGCGGTGACTATGAGTGGCGTCGCGACATCCTGCTCTCCGCCTGGTTCAGCTACCAGAACCAGAATTACGAAGACTACCCGCGTGACGACGACCAGTATGTCGCCGGCGCGGAAATCCGTTATCTCTGGAACCGTTACGCCACCTTCCGCCTGACGTATAACTACACGGATTACTCCTCGAGCCTGAACGGCGTGAACGGCGTCGAGGATTACCAGCAGAATCTGGTCAGCGCGGCGATGGTGCTCACCTACTGA
- a CDS encoding HU family DNA-binding protein, whose protein sequence is MTTKNELVAAVAEQAKLTKAAAAAAVDATFDAIAASLKAGEEVKLIGFGSFSVVTRAAREGRNPRTGNPVKIEASKAPKFTPGKGLKETVNG, encoded by the coding sequence ATGACCACGAAGAACGAACTCGTCGCCGCCGTGGCCGAGCAGGCCAAGCTGACGAAGGCTGCCGCCGCGGCTGCGGTCGATGCGACCTTCGATGCCATTGCCGCTTCGCTGAAGGCCGGCGAGGAAGTGAAGCTGATCGGCTTCGGCAGCTTCTCCGTCGTGACCCGCGCCGCGCGTGAGGGCCGCAATCCGCGCACCGGCAATCCGGTCAAGATCGAAGCCTCGAAGGCGCCGAAGTTCACGCCCGGCAAGGGCCTGAAGGAAACCGTCAACGGCTGA
- a CDS encoding polysaccharide biosynthesis tyrosine autokinase, whose product MHGQIADYSRLEESGRFDLHHVVDFLLRRWSLMLMVAVTVLASAFVVYLTITPTYTSTAEVLLDSSSRVGLGEDLSPLGEKTVMDDQIAIITSVNFLKRVVDHEKLNDDDEFGKPELSILTRLKMLVGLGAEPAPVGAPQAASGDDVDPVTRGTIGRLKLAMTIARKPRSSIITIAVTSESRVKAARIANAIADAYITDQLESRFDAARRASSWLTERLQSLRDALRASEEAVVKFRSENNLVSVGSKTLNDQQLSEVNAELVQIQTEAAAKKAKYEQARELVESGGKVDAIPDVIRSAVISDLRGRLASVSAREADLVSRYGERHPLVVNVRAERREIERLVNTEIQRIIVNLKNDYDVAQTRADAMEANVAAASGQAGTESGLTIRLRELERDAQANRTLYETFLTQAKLTSERSEVNIQDAQIITPALPAGAPTAPSRSLFLGAGAALGLVVGFGVALLLDLLNSGFTSPRQVEEQTGLPVLSSVEWADFPEMEAGGAVPVLKFLVDKPLSRFSESIRSLRAGVQMSDVDNPPQVVEITSASPGEGKTSLAISLAVSAATSGKRALLIDCDLRRPSISQQFGLTDRPGLVELLAQTASAEGILHRDKLSGVYVLGSGAKTQSPPDLLGSARMQHLIDQLRQSFDLIIVDAPPIGPVADASVLAAVADKVVFVVRWGVTAREFVRHSLERIPGDRKVCGIAFNMVDLRRTPRYGRYSYYSSAYYKKYYVG is encoded by the coding sequence ATGCACGGTCAGATTGCGGATTACTCTCGGCTGGAGGAGAGCGGTCGTTTCGACCTGCATCACGTGGTGGACTTTTTGCTCCGCCGATGGTCGCTCATGCTCATGGTGGCTGTGACCGTATTGGCCTCAGCTTTTGTAGTCTATCTCACGATAACGCCGACTTATACGAGCACGGCTGAAGTTCTGCTCGACAGCTCATCCCGCGTCGGCCTTGGCGAGGACTTGTCTCCGCTCGGCGAAAAGACGGTGATGGACGATCAGATCGCGATCATCACGTCGGTGAATTTTCTCAAGCGCGTCGTGGATCATGAAAAGCTGAATGACGACGACGAGTTCGGCAAGCCTGAGTTGTCCATCCTAACGAGACTTAAGATGCTCGTCGGATTGGGTGCGGAACCGGCTCCGGTTGGCGCACCGCAGGCGGCATCTGGCGACGATGTTGATCCGGTCACGCGTGGGACGATCGGCCGGTTGAAGCTGGCGATGACGATTGCCCGCAAGCCGCGGTCGTCGATTATCACGATCGCGGTCACTTCCGAAAGCCGGGTTAAGGCGGCGCGGATCGCCAACGCCATCGCGGACGCCTACATCACGGATCAGCTTGAAAGCCGCTTTGATGCGGCTCGACGTGCCTCGTCCTGGCTGACGGAGCGCCTGCAGTCTCTCCGCGATGCCTTGCGCGCCTCCGAGGAGGCGGTCGTCAAGTTCCGCAGCGAAAACAATCTCGTCTCTGTCGGGTCAAAAACGCTCAATGATCAGCAGCTTTCCGAGGTGAATGCTGAGCTGGTCCAAATACAGACTGAAGCTGCCGCCAAAAAAGCCAAGTATGAACAGGCCCGTGAACTTGTCGAAAGTGGCGGCAAGGTCGATGCCATTCCTGACGTCATCCGATCGGCTGTGATCAGCGACCTGCGCGGCCGGCTCGCCTCGGTTTCGGCCCGGGAGGCGGACCTGGTGTCTCGCTATGGCGAACGTCATCCGCTCGTGGTCAATGTGCGGGCCGAACGCCGCGAAATCGAGCGCCTGGTCAACACCGAAATTCAACGTATCATTGTAAATCTCAAGAATGATTATGACGTTGCCCAGACGCGCGCCGATGCGATGGAGGCCAACGTCGCCGCAGCGTCGGGGCAGGCCGGCACGGAGAGCGGTCTGACGATCCGGCTGCGCGAGCTTGAGCGAGACGCCCAGGCGAACCGCACGCTCTACGAGACCTTCCTCACGCAGGCCAAACTCACCTCCGAACGGTCTGAGGTGAATATCCAGGATGCGCAGATCATTACGCCGGCGTTGCCGGCGGGTGCTCCGACGGCGCCGAGCCGTTCGCTGTTCCTGGGCGCGGGCGCGGCGCTTGGTTTGGTCGTCGGCTTCGGTGTCGCGCTTTTGCTGGATCTGCTGAATTCGGGCTTCACCAGCCCGCGTCAGGTGGAAGAGCAGACGGGGCTGCCTGTCCTGTCCTCTGTTGAATGGGCTGACTTCCCGGAGATGGAGGCCGGCGGGGCCGTCCCTGTGCTCAAGTTCCTCGTTGATAAACCATTGTCGCGCTTCAGCGAATCTATACGCAGCCTGCGGGCGGGCGTTCAGATGTCCGACGTCGACAATCCGCCTCAGGTGGTGGAGATCACTTCCGCCTCACCGGGCGAAGGCAAGACGTCGCTGGCGATTTCGCTCGCCGTCTCTGCGGCGACTTCGGGCAAGCGCGCCTTGCTGATCGATTGCGATCTGCGGCGTCCGTCCATTTCCCAGCAGTTCGGTCTGACCGACCGGCCGGGCCTGGTGGAACTACTGGCACAGACCGCGTCGGCTGAGGGCATTCTTCACCGCGACAAGCTGTCCGGCGTCTATGTGCTCGGCTCCGGCGCGAAGACGCAGAGCCCGCCCGACCTGCTGGGGTCCGCGCGAATGCAGCACCTGATTGACCAGCTGCGCCAGAGCTTCGATTTGATCATCGTCGACGCTCCGCCGATTGGGCCGGTGGCTGATGCGTCGGTTCTCGCGGCGGTTGCGGACAAAGTGGTCTTCGTGGTTCGTTGGGGTGTGACGGCGCGTGAGTTCGTGCGGCATTCGCTTGAGCGTATCCCGGGCGACCGCAAGGTGTGCGGGATCGCCTTCAACATGGTCGATCTGCGCCGGACGCCGCGCTACGGCCGCTACTCCTATTACTCGTCGGCCTATTACAAGAAGTACTATGTCGGCTGA